One genomic region from Candidatus Equadaptatus faecalis encodes:
- the gmk gene encoding guanylate kinase, giving the protein MKGRLFIFSGPSGVGKGTVRARVLADTDNMSYSVSCTTRKPRPGDREGIDYWFISKEDFLKQIEDGLFLEWADVHGNYYGTRRDIVEKTLNAGGDVMLEIDVQGALQIKKKMPEAITVFLMPPSFEELERRLRGRGTESEESLRTRLANAKTEIACEPEYDHTIVNDTVDRAVEEFEQLINSYRREQQ; this is encoded by the coding sequence ATGAAAGGGCGTCTTTTCATATTTTCGGGGCCTTCGGGCGTCGGAAAGGGAACAGTAAGAGCCAGAGTGCTTGCGGATACGGACAATATGTCCTACTCAGTTTCCTGTACTACGCGCAAACCGCGTCCGGGAGACAGGGAGGGAATTGACTACTGGTTTATATCCAAAGAAGATTTCCTGAAACAGATTGAAGATGGGCTTTTCCTTGAATGGGCGGACGTGCACGGAAATTATTACGGAACACGCCGCGACATAGTTGAAAAAACGCTGAACGCAGGCGGAGACGTAATGCTTGAGATCGACGTACAGGGTGCGCTTCAGATTAAAAAGAAAATGCCTGAGGCAATTACCGTTTTCCTGATGCCGCCATCTTTTGAAGAGCTTGAGCGCAGGCTGCGCGGCAGAGGCACGGAAAGCGAGGAAAGTCTCAGAACGAGGCTTGCAAACGCAAAAACGGAGATTGCGTGCGAGCCTGAATACGATCACACAATAGTCAATGACACCGTTGACAGGGCGGTTGAAGAGTTTGAGCAGTTAATTAATTCTTACAGGAGGGAACAGCAATGA
- a CDS encoding DNA-directed RNA polymerase subunit omega, producing the protein MICGDIEKIYREQNIPNKYVLTLILSERARQLSDRKGTGLGYDEKFITKAMEDVDGGRIKYTMTPIEIGTEESVEAE; encoded by the coding sequence ATGATTTGCGGAGATATTGAAAAAATTTACAGGGAACAGAATATTCCCAACAAGTACGTTCTTACGCTGATTCTTTCAGAGCGCGCACGTCAGCTGAGCGACAGAAAAGGCACAGGCCTCGGTTATGACGAGAAGTTTATTACGAAAGCCATGGAAGATGTAGATGGCGGCAGAATTAAGTACACAATGACCCCTATCGAAATCGGGACAGAGGAAAGTGTGGAAGCAGAATAA